From Asterias amurensis chromosome 3, ASM3211899v1, a single genomic window includes:
- the LOC139934367 gene encoding RING finger protein 151-like, giving the protein MGYDVERFVGSINDGLLCCICRDVLEDPLQAPCEHAYCTSCIHAWLVHDQICPEDRQPLTQDQLHPIFRYMRNDLNQLRLRCRNRAAGCCDEVMLENLTRHEAACDFGRVTCPNVNCGTELERRVLDSHLLVCTHRTKTCPQGCGLTVLNSEVDSHNCVAELRLELELLRSEMIGKNEDQKHEMKLRLDSQRTHMVHKISEMQQQMDELKSQNDRLFHDVRLLSALERKRGQDMERLELEKKELLEVLKALKDERELAKTNTCRITAL; this is encoded by the exons ATGGGTTACGATGTTGAGCGATTTGTTGGATCTATCAACGATGGACTTCTGTGCTGCATCTGTCGAGATGTTCTTGAGGATCCTCTGCAAGCCCCCTGTGAGCATGCTTACTGCACCTCCTGCATCCATGCCTGGCTTGTACACGATCAGATCTGCCCGGAGGATAGGCAACCTCTAACACAAGATCAACTTCATCCGATCTTTCGCTACATGAGAAACGACTTAAACCAGCTGAGACTGCGCTGCCGAAACCGAGCGGCAGGCTGCTGTGATGAGGTGATGTTAGAGAATTTAACGAGACATGAGGCAGCCTGTGACTTCGGGAGAGTGACCTGCCCGAACGTGAACTGTGGCACAGAACTTGAGAGACGAGTTCTAGACTCTCATCTCCTGGTCTGTACGCACAGAACCAAAACATGCCCTCAGGGATGTGGGTTGACAGTACTAAACTCAGAAGTGGACTCGCATAACTGCGTGGCCGAGCTGCGCTTAGAGTTAGAGTTAttgcgatctgagatgatcggGAAGAATGAGGATCAGAAGCATGAGATGAAACTGAGGCTTGACTCGCAGAGAACGCACATGGTGCACAAAATCAGTGAGATGCAGCAACAGATGGATGAACTAAAAA GTCAGAATGATCGCTTGTTTCATGATGTCCGACTGCTGAGTGCCTTGGAGAGGAAAAGGGGACAGGATATGGAGCGTCTAGAACTTGAGAAAAAAGAGCTACTAGAGGTTCTGAAAGCACTGAAGGATGAACGTGAACTAGCCAAGACCAACACCTGCCGTATCACAGCTCTCTGA
- the LOC139934831 gene encoding transmembrane protein 42-like yields MLGLTLAICAGLCAACASAFAKLAMSGEEIAEVCQRMEATIALSSMTSCTLVTVVLRGISFSLLFLFNAIMWTLFVKSLQLSRSSLEATITNSSANFFFSAVIGHLVFGEALSWTWWLGSSIIVLGLWMIHKGSNKETITNKDR; encoded by the exons ATGCTTGGTTTGACATTAGCTATCTGTGCCGGACTGTGTGCAGCTTGTGCATCTGCCTTTGCCAAGCTTGCAATGTCTGGAGAAGAAATCGCTGAGGTGTGTCAGAGAATGGAGGCTACCATTGCACTGAGCTCAATGACAAGTTGCACTCTG GTGACAGTGGTCTTGAGAGGAATATCATTCTCACTCTTGTTTCTCTTCAACGCCATCATGTGGACCTTGTTTGTAAAGTCACTACAGCTGTCCAGATCTTCGCTGGAGGCTACCATTACAAACAGCTCGGCTAATTTCTTCTTTTCC GCTGTGATTGGTCACCTTGTTTTTGGTGAAGCTCTGTCATGGACCTGGTGGCTAGGCTCCTCTATCATTGTTCTTGGTCTATGGATGATCCACAAAGGCAGTAATAAAGAAACAATAACCAACAAAGACAGGTGA